The following are from one region of the Rosettibacter firmus genome:
- a CDS encoding ComEC/Rec2 family competence protein, which produces MSKENKAYLTNPIDYINQHFSNKEIFRFILTHPDMDHMSGIKSLFTKKYVRNFWDVPNNKPDPENWDQSPYDKNDWDFYQNLRAGKISNKTIVRPLRDQTAECCWVQDGIKILSPNKELIDEAEKNEEYDHLSYVLQITYNEIKVMLTGDATKNALDDIVRNYNRNDLKSSILLAPGHGSKNHVSKDFLDAVDPKLIIVSVAEGIDYDYDTYKNYGTVLSTKYYGNVRLKIKDNGKIFFRTQFQNYSDNWYDL; this is translated from the coding sequence ATGAGTAAGGAAAATAAAGCTTATTTAACAAATCCTATTGATTATATCAATCAACATTTTTCAAATAAAGAAATTTTTAGATTTATCCTTACTCACCCAGATATGGATCATATGTCAGGTATAAAATCTCTTTTTACAAAAAAATATGTTAGAAATTTTTGGGATGTACCTAATAATAAACCCGATCCAGAAAACTGGGATCAGTCTCCCTACGATAAAAATGATTGGGATTTCTACCAGAATTTGAGAGCTGGGAAAATATCAAATAAAACCATTGTAAGACCATTAAGAGACCAGACAGCTGAATGCTGCTGGGTTCAAGATGGTATCAAAATACTTTCTCCTAACAAAGAGCTAATTGATGAGGCGGAAAAAAATGAAGAATACGATCATTTAAGCTATGTGCTTCAAATTACCTACAACGAAATAAAAGTAATGTTAACAGGAGATGCTACAAAAAATGCATTAGATGATATAGTAAGAAATTATAATAGAAATGACTTAAAATCTTCTATACTTTTAGCTCCTGGACATGGGAGCAAGAATCATGTTTCGAAAGATTTTCTGGATGCAGTAGATCCGAAGTTAATAATTGTATCGGTTGCAGAAGGAATAGACTACGACTATGACACATATAAGAACTATGGAACTGTTTTATCAACCAAATATTACGGAAATGTAAGGTTAAAAATAAAAGATAATGGGAAAATTTTTTTTCGCACGCAATTTCAGAATTACAGCGACAATTGGTATGACCTTTAG
- a CDS encoding DEAD/DEAH box helicase family protein, with product MKLYLQNIIDKFQFENLPIEWQQFDFSYFSEKKKLFDYQQCAFKNALKALYKYYIDYKANKSDFFTLYQNNGFIENLDYKINGNKKLKIFEDFDKDYEIENNTIAFHHFINRMSFWMATGSGKTLVIVKLLELLGNLIKSNQIPHNDILFLTYREDLIEQFKNHIDEFNGASNSISINLYSIKDYDKLKREAKLKYINEIDVFFYRSDLISNEHKDKIIDFRNYDNDGKWYLLLDEAHKGDKEDSKRQLYYSILSRNGYMFNFSATFTDPIDFATCVFNFNLEKFIQQGYGKHIYISQTNVTALAQVNDFTEQQKQITVLKILLLHTLIRKTKSIIRDYYHNPLILTLVNSVNTEDSDLELFFKELVKIANNSIGNDLFEQAKLELNDELKGQCEFDNEELKIDNSTIESLTLQDILENVFNANTNGNIEVLKIPGNKQELIFKLTTSEKPFALIKIGDISEWLRNKLSHYEIIERFDNESVFKKINNDDSDITILMGSRAFYEGWDSNRPNIILYINIGKGTDAKKFVLQSIGRGVRIEPLPNKRKRFQFLYNNNDIDKAIYDVLKPNVNILETLFVYGTKTENLKEVIETLKEEKQEELIGDLFEINQEVKDKLLLIPVYKESDKILVDEDYDIKYEINNIDLNLIKDYYNYIGDKIALFKYDCQPKVLKKISESFLYVDKYYKIDSNVEVLEKPDVLMKGVINHFSLRLKEFEKFKQLGNEIIHFKQIKISDIQREKIEQKIKQVLNYKEKDKRLSEVAKKIQNEPQKVLEYTKEIENITHNYIKESEVEYRNEKIKFKYLPNHYYLPVVLSENEKLNYIVHIIKTKSEVDFISDLEKYLEKEDNFFKQFDWWFFSKIDETLDDVYIPYYQPKTKKIEKFKPDFIFWMKKNNNYNIMFVDPKSPEFTNYEHKIDGYKRLFENKEFNYNGLSVSINLLFYTDDLTKVSTGYRNYWFDNFINLSNKTNLHDTA from the coding sequence ATGAAACTCTATCTCCAAAACATCATTGATAAATTTCAATTTGAAAACCTGCCAATTGAATGGCAACAGTTTGATTTCTCCTATTTCTCTGAAAAGAAAAAACTTTTTGATTATCAACAGTGTGCATTTAAAAATGCATTAAAAGCTTTATACAAATACTATATAGATTACAAAGCAAACAAGTCAGATTTCTTTACACTTTACCAAAATAATGGATTTATTGAAAATCTTGATTACAAAATTAATGGCAATAAAAAATTAAAAATATTTGAAGATTTCGATAAGGACTACGAAATAGAAAATAACACCATTGCCTTTCATCATTTCATAAATCGAATGAGCTTCTGGATGGCAACAGGAAGTGGTAAAACACTTGTTATTGTAAAGCTACTGGAACTACTGGGAAATCTTATTAAAAGTAATCAAATACCTCATAATGATATACTCTTTCTTACATACAGAGAAGATCTAATTGAACAATTTAAAAATCATATTGATGAGTTTAATGGAGCATCGAATAGTATAAGTATTAACTTGTATAGTATTAAGGATTATGACAAATTAAAAAGGGAAGCTAAATTAAAATATATCAACGAAATAGATGTATTTTTTTATCGTAGTGACTTAATTTCAAATGAACACAAAGATAAAATTATAGATTTCAGAAATTACGATAATGATGGCAAGTGGTATCTCCTTTTAGACGAAGCACATAAAGGTGATAAAGAAGATAGCAAACGACAATTGTATTATTCAATTCTTTCTCGTAATGGTTATATGTTTAACTTTTCTGCAACATTTACTGATCCAATAGATTTTGCTACCTGTGTTTTTAACTTTAACCTGGAAAAATTTATTCAGCAAGGATATGGCAAGCATATTTACATATCTCAAACAAATGTAACAGCATTAGCTCAAGTAAATGATTTTACAGAACAACAAAAACAAATCACTGTACTTAAAATACTTCTCTTGCATACACTTATTAGAAAAACAAAATCTATTATTAGAGACTATTATCACAATCCACTTATTTTAACACTTGTAAATTCAGTAAACACAGAAGATTCCGATCTTGAGTTGTTTTTCAAGGAGCTCGTCAAGATTGCAAACAATTCTATTGGCAACGATTTATTTGAACAAGCAAAATTAGAATTAAACGATGAACTTAAAGGTCAATGTGAATTTGATAATGAAGAATTAAAAATCGACAACTCTACAATAGAAAGTCTTACCTTGCAGGATATTCTTGAAAATGTATTTAATGCAAACACTAATGGAAATATTGAGGTATTAAAAATTCCGGGCAACAAACAGGAATTAATATTTAAACTTACTACAAGTGAAAAACCTTTTGCATTAATCAAAATAGGTGACATCTCTGAATGGTTAAGAAATAAGTTATCTCACTACGAAATTATAGAACGATTTGATAATGAAAGTGTATTTAAAAAAATTAACAATGATGACTCTGATATTACTATTTTAATGGGCTCTCGAGCTTTTTATGAAGGTTGGGATAGTAATAGACCAAATATAATTTTGTATATCAATATTGGTAAAGGAACAGATGCAAAAAAATTTGTACTTCAATCTATTGGTAGAGGTGTTAGAATTGAACCATTGCCCAACAAAAGAAAAAGATTCCAATTTCTTTATAACAATAATGATATTGATAAAGCTATTTATGATGTGCTCAAACCTAATGTAAATATTTTAGAAACACTTTTTGTTTATGGTACAAAAACAGAAAATCTTAAAGAAGTAATAGAAACACTGAAAGAAGAAAAACAAGAAGAACTTATTGGAGATTTGTTTGAAATCAACCAAGAAGTAAAAGATAAATTACTTTTAATCCCGGTTTACAAAGAAAGTGATAAAATATTAGTCGATGAAGACTACGATATAAAATATGAAATAAACAATATAGATCTTAATTTAATAAAGGATTACTATAATTACATTGGGGATAAAATTGCTCTTTTTAAATACGATTGCCAACCAAAGGTATTAAAGAAAATAAGTGAAAGTTTTTTGTATGTAGATAAATATTATAAGATTGATTCTAATGTTGAAGTTTTAGAAAAACCTGACGTTTTAATGAAAGGTGTTATTAATCATTTTTCTTTACGATTAAAAGAGTTTGAAAAGTTCAAACAGTTGGGAAATGAGATAATACATTTCAAACAAATAAAGATTTCAGATATACAAAGAGAAAAAATTGAGCAAAAGATAAAACAGGTTTTAAATTACAAAGAAAAAGATAAAAGACTATCAGAGGTTGCTAAAAAAATACAAAATGAGCCACAAAAGGTACTGGAATACACTAAGGAGATAGAAAACATTACACATAATTATATTAAAGAAAGCGAAGTAGAATACAGAAATGAAAAAATAAAATTCAAATACCTCCCGAATCATTATTATTTACCTGTGGTGCTCTCGGAAAATGAGAAGTTAAATTACATTGTGCACATCATTAAGACAAAAAGTGAAGTTGATTTTATCAGTGACTTAGAGAAATATCTTGAAAAAGAAGATAATTTTTTTAAGCAGTTTGATTGGTGGTTTTTTTCAAAGATAGACGAAACATTAGATGATGTTTATATTCCTTATTATCAACCTAAAACTAAAAAAATAGAAAAGTTTAAACCTGATTTTATTTTCTGGATGAAAAAAAATAATAATTATAACATTATGTTTGTAGATCCTAAAAGTCCAGAGTTTACAAATTATGAGCATAAAATTGATGGATATAAGAGACTATTTGAAAACAAGGAGTTTAATTACAATGGATTAAGTGTATCCATAAACCTTTTGTTTTATACTGATGACTTAACTAAAGTATCGACTGGCTATCGGAATTACTGGTTTGATAATTTTATTAACTTAAGTAATAAAACAAATCTTCACGATACAGCTTGA
- a CDS encoding carbamoyltransferase family protein, which produces MYILGISAYYHDSAACIIKDGEIIAAAQEERFTRKKHDHRFPINAINFCISYAGIKVNELSYVAFYDKPFLKFERLLETYLKFAPKGLKSFLKAMPLWIKEKLWIKELIKKELGYDGKIIFPEHHESHAASAFFPSPFKEAAILTLDGVGEWTTTSYGIGINNKIKILADIKFPHSLGLLYSAFTYYTGFKVNSGEYKVMGLAPYGEPKYVKLIFDHLIDLKEDGSFKLNMDYFDYCTGLTMTNDKFHKLFGGKPRKPESKLTQREMDLAASIQVVTEEIILRIARHIKKETSMKYLCLAGGVALNCVANGKILKEKIFDDIWIQPAAGDAGGALGAALFTWYQYLDNTRVVDNKDKQKGSYLGPQFENGYIEEFLNKNKIPYKKLNDDEIPEIAANLLAQGNVIGWFQGRMEFGPRALGARSILGDARLPDMQKKMNLKIKFRESFRPFAPSVIEEKVSEYFELDRPSPYMLLVANVKEERRKIMTEEQKKLFGIDKLNVVRSDIPAVTHIDYSARIQTVNKDDHPLYYNLLKEFEKLTGYSVIVNTSFNVRGEPIVCKPEEAYICFMRTDMDYLIMSNYLLNKKEQKPLSDDIDWKKQFELD; this is translated from the coding sequence ATGTATATACTTGGAATTTCTGCATATTATCACGATAGTGCAGCCTGTATTATAAAAGATGGAGAAATTATTGCAGCTGCACAGGAAGAAAGATTTACTCGTAAAAAACATGATCATCGTTTTCCAATTAATGCAATTAATTTTTGTATTTCTTATGCAGGAATTAAAGTTAATGAATTATCTTACGTTGCATTTTATGATAAACCATTCCTGAAATTTGAAAGGCTTCTAGAAACATATTTAAAATTTGCCCCTAAAGGTTTGAAATCTTTTCTGAAAGCAATGCCACTCTGGATAAAAGAAAAACTCTGGATAAAAGAATTAATAAAAAAAGAACTCGGTTATGATGGAAAAATAATTTTTCCAGAGCATCACGAATCACATGCTGCCTCTGCATTTTTTCCATCTCCATTCAAAGAAGCAGCAATTCTAACTCTCGATGGCGTTGGCGAATGGACAACTACAAGTTATGGTATTGGGATTAACAATAAAATTAAAATATTAGCAGATATAAAATTTCCTCATTCACTTGGTTTACTTTATTCAGCATTTACATATTATACTGGATTCAAAGTTAATTCTGGCGAATATAAAGTAATGGGACTGGCACCATATGGAGAACCTAAATATGTAAAATTAATTTTTGATCATCTTATTGATTTGAAAGAAGATGGTTCATTTAAATTAAACATGGATTATTTTGATTACTGTACTGGATTGACAATGACAAATGACAAATTTCATAAACTCTTTGGTGGTAAACCACGCAAGCCAGAATCAAAACTAACACAAAGGGAAATGGATTTAGCTGCATCAATACAGGTGGTTACAGAAGAAATTATTTTAAGAATTGCCCGTCATATTAAAAAAGAAACCAGCATGAAATATTTATGTCTTGCTGGAGGTGTTGCACTTAATTGTGTGGCGAATGGGAAGATTCTAAAAGAAAAAATTTTTGATGATATCTGGATTCAACCTGCTGCAGGTGATGCTGGAGGCGCACTTGGCGCTGCATTGTTTACATGGTATCAATATCTTGATAATACAAGAGTTGTTGATAATAAAGATAAACAAAAAGGTTCATACTTAGGTCCACAATTTGAAAATGGATACATCGAAGAATTTCTAAATAAAAATAAAATTCCTTACAAAAAATTAAATGATGATGAAATCCCCGAAATCGCTGCAAATTTATTAGCACAAGGAAATGTAATCGGCTGGTTTCAGGGGAGAATGGAATTTGGTCCAAGAGCTTTAGGGGCTCGTTCAATTTTAGGAGATGCAAGACTTCCAGATATGCAAAAAAAGATGAATTTAAAAATAAAATTTAGAGAAAGTTTTAGACCTTTCGCTCCTTCTGTAATAGAAGAAAAAGTAAGTGAATATTTTGAATTAGATAGACCAAGTCCCTACATGCTTCTTGTTGCAAATGTTAAAGAAGAAAGAAGAAAAATAATGACAGAAGAACAGAAAAAACTTTTTGGTATCGATAAATTAAATGTTGTTCGATCAGATATTCCTGCTGTAACTCACATCGATTATTCAGCAAGAATTCAAACAGTTAATAAAGATGACCATCCACTTTATTATAATCTTTTGAAAGAATTTGAAAAACTTACTGGCTACAGTGTAATTGTGAATACATCATTTAATGTAAGAGGCGAACCAATAGTTTGCAAACCAGAAGAAGCTTATATTTGTTTTATGAGAACCGATATGGATTATTTAATTATGAGTAATTATCTACTCAATAAAAAAGAACAAAAACCTCTCAGTGATGATATCGATTGGAAAAAACAATTTGAACTGGATTAA
- a CDS encoding 6-phosphofructokinase, translating to MTAKKVKRIGILTGGGDCPGLNAVIRGVTKPALDNGLTVLGILDGFEGLVEGKAIELYNKDVSGILATGGTILGSSNKGDPFHWPEEVDGKIKIIDRSKDALKNYEAWNLDAVIAIGGDGTMHISKKLIDMGMNIVGVPKTIDNDLEATDLTFGHDSAVYVVTEALDRLHTTASSHHRVMVIEVMGRYAGWIALNGGLAGGADVILIPEIPFEWERVYDKVLMRNMMGKKFSIVCVAEGARPKGEDIITKGKDLKRTDPIQLGGIGEYVAKKISENTGLETRYTVLGHLQRGGSPTPFDRILSTKFGTFAIQLAIKKQFGKMVALKGNEIKSVWIEDAISRQKLVKPNDQAVLAASAVGVSFGTEKL from the coding sequence ATGACAGCTAAAAAAGTAAAAAGAATAGGAATACTAACAGGCGGCGGTGATTGTCCAGGATTAAATGCAGTAATTAGGGGCGTCACCAAACCAGCATTAGACAATGGCTTAACAGTTTTAGGTATATTAGATGGATTTGAAGGACTGGTTGAAGGGAAAGCAATTGAATTATATAACAAAGATGTATCGGGTATTTTAGCAACTGGTGGTACCATACTTGGTTCTTCAAATAAAGGAGATCCATTTCACTGGCCAGAAGAAGTTGATGGTAAGATTAAGATTATCGATCGATCTAAAGATGCTTTAAAAAATTATGAAGCGTGGAATCTCGATGCAGTAATTGCAATCGGTGGCGATGGAACAATGCACATCTCAAAAAAATTAATTGATATGGGAATGAATATAGTTGGTGTGCCTAAAACAATTGATAATGATTTAGAAGCTACCGATTTAACATTTGGTCATGACTCAGCAGTCTATGTTGTTACTGAAGCACTGGATCGATTACACACAACTGCATCATCGCATCATAGAGTAATGGTGATTGAAGTTATGGGAAGATATGCAGGCTGGATAGCCTTAAATGGTGGACTTGCAGGTGGGGCAGATGTAATTTTGATCCCAGAAATTCCATTTGAATGGGAAAGAGTTTATGATAAAGTTTTAATGAGAAATATGATGGGAAAAAAATTTAGTATTGTATGTGTTGCCGAAGGTGCAAGACCAAAAGGTGAAGATATAATTACTAAAGGAAAAGATTTAAAACGGACAGATCCCATTCAACTTGGAGGAATTGGTGAATATGTTGCAAAAAAAATTAGTGAGAATACAGGTTTAGAAACTCGTTATACAGTTCTTGGTCATTTACAAAGAGGAGGAAGTCCAACTCCATTTGATCGAATTCTTTCTACAAAATTTGGAACATTTGCGATTCAATTAGCAATAAAAAAACAATTTGGGAAAATGGTTGCACTTAAAGGGAATGAGATAAAAAGTGTATGGATAGAAGATGCAATTTCGAGACAGAAATTAGTTAAGCCAAATGACCAGGCTGTTTTAGCAGCAAGTGCAGTTGGAGTAAGTTTTGGAACCGAAAAATTATAG
- a CDS encoding DNA methyltransferase translates to MTKEQKFYQVLQDVFIGAKVEGTGGFVNLMKIKSNYYKKIEEFLKADVEKALEKYPSFRDELFDKLYSFFSRYFTESGSIYFNSTPFHNNAYEKVYTNEKDVVLFWKTQMLYYVKTDRIFRSLEIEVDNYKFFFDVSNLEHKKANEKRNLIYELKEIKEDKTIHLNVYYSERGRVTKTDDIIKNLKKNGINIQEDLLERAFRIFERQSEVDFFINKNAKAFLQEQFKLWSYQYFWDGAKEWTVDRVNELQILKDIAFKIIDFISQFEDELVKIWNKPKFVKNSNYVITLDKLFPSHRGDEGVFYSPSVKGWQTKSDGVVKWYELPYNPNLKERARELRKAGNLSEVLLWQRVKGKQFLGLDFDRQKIIGNYIVDFFVKDIGVVIEIDGGSHNDKIEYDRERDEYLQSLGLKVIHILDEDVKTNLDGVMEYLREELTPLTPLQEGNETPLTPLKEGNDTQLTPMREGKIQEGNLVQRILKHPNIHLQIKEWQELGIVDENFKVDDIFETDLIGKHLSKKYEHLPIDTKYFKDLELEILSLFDDLDKSLDGWLIKSENYQALNTILPKFKEKVQTIYIDPPFNLDSSDQFMYRTNYKDASWATLLENRLRIAKEWLNEKGSIFVRCDYNGNWIVRCLMDEIFERDNFRNEIEINRTKKIFTGVKGYNVAIDSLFFYTKGDKFKFYPQYKQRGEEQKWLNMHSPGERRPPERVILGRLLYPPKGRHWTFIQETIDRMIQEGRIRIKEDSEYVDLKGNIVKGMPQYLTGEEELLDSNWTDIPGYSQTQGFPTENSEILLKRVIKSTSNESDLVMDFFLGSGTTTAVAHKLGRKWIGIEMGEHFYSVVLPRMKKVLAYDKSGISKELKTPRQTSSDTPLKEGNETPIAPLKEGNYYNGGGFFKYYELEQYEEALANVVYEDYDIFIIQNKNPYVQYVFLKDEKMLKALEIDYENNKVKVDLSKLYENIDIAETLSNLTGKWIKKISDSEVEFEDGTKINTKDLDYKLIKPLIWWE, encoded by the coding sequence ATGACTAAAGAACAAAAATTTTATCAAGTATTACAAGATGTATTTATTGGTGCAAAAGTTGAAGGCACTGGTGGATTTGTTAACTTGATGAAGATAAAATCAAATTATTACAAAAAGATTGAAGAATTTTTAAAAGCCGATGTAGAAAAAGCATTAGAAAAATATCCTTCATTTCGAGACGAACTTTTTGATAAACTCTACTCATTTTTCAGTCGCTATTTTACAGAATCGGGAAGTATCTATTTTAATTCAACACCTTTTCACAATAATGCTTATGAAAAAGTTTATACAAATGAAAAAGATGTTGTTCTTTTCTGGAAAACACAGATGCTTTATTATGTAAAAACTGATAGGATTTTTAGAAGTTTAGAAATTGAAGTAGATAATTATAAATTTTTCTTTGATGTAAGTAATCTTGAACATAAGAAAGCTAATGAGAAAAGAAATTTGATTTATGAATTAAAAGAAATTAAAGAAGATAAAACCATACATTTAAATGTCTATTATTCAGAGAGAGGACGAGTTACAAAAACAGATGATATAATTAAAAACTTAAAAAAGAATGGAATCAATATCCAAGAAGATTTATTGGAACGAGCTTTTCGAATTTTTGAAAGACAAAGCGAAGTTGATTTTTTCATAAACAAAAATGCAAAGGCATTTTTACAGGAGCAGTTTAAACTTTGGAGTTATCAATATTTCTGGGATGGAGCAAAAGAATGGACAGTAGACAGAGTAAATGAATTACAGATCTTAAAAGATATTGCCTTCAAGATTATAGATTTTATCTCACAATTTGAAGATGAACTTGTAAAAATATGGAATAAACCTAAGTTTGTGAAAAATTCAAATTATGTTATCACACTGGACAAACTATTCCCCTCTCATAGAGGGGATGAAGGGGTGTTTTATTCCCCTTCTGTGAAGGGGTGGCAGACAAAGTCTGACGGGGTAGTTAAATGGTATGAATTACCATACAATCCCAACTTAAAAGAAAGAGCTCGTGAATTAAGAAAAGCTGGAAACTTATCGGAAGTATTGCTCTGGCAAAGAGTTAAGGGCAAGCAATTTCTTGGATTAGATTTTGACCGTCAAAAAATAATTGGTAATTATATTGTAGATTTTTTTGTAAAAGATATTGGAGTTGTTATTGAAATAGATGGTGGGAGTCATAATGATAAAATTGAATATGATAGAGAAAGAGATGAATATCTGCAAAGTTTAGGATTAAAAGTTATTCATATACTTGATGAAGATGTAAAGACTAATTTAGATGGTGTGATGGAATATTTGAGAGAGGAGTTAACACCCCTAACCCCTCTGCAAGAGGGGAATGAAACACCCCTAACCCCTCTAAAAGAGGGGAATGATACACAACTAACCCCTATGCGAGAGGGGAAGATACAAGAGGGGAATTTGGTGCAGAGGATTTTGAAGCATCCTAATATTCATCTACAAATAAAAGAATGGCAAGAACTTGGAATTGTAGATGAAAATTTTAAAGTAGATGATATTTTTGAAACTGATTTAATAGGCAAACATTTATCTAAAAAATATGAACATTTACCGATTGATACAAAGTACTTCAAAGATCTAGAACTTGAGATTTTATCTTTGTTTGACGATTTAGATAAATCATTAGATGGTTGGCTGATAAAAAGCGAAAACTATCAGGCACTGAATACAATTTTGCCAAAGTTCAAAGAAAAAGTTCAGACAATTTATATTGATCCGCCGTTTAATCTGGATTCATCCGATCAATTCATGTATCGCACAAACTACAAAGATGCAAGCTGGGCAACATTGCTTGAAAACCGTTTGCGAATTGCCAAAGAATGGCTAAATGAGAAAGGAAGCATTTTTGTAAGATGCGATTACAATGGGAATTGGATTGTAAGGTGTTTAATGGATGAGATTTTTGAAAGAGATAATTTTAGGAATGAGATTGAAATTAATAGAACAAAGAAAATTTTTACAGGGGTCAAAGGATATAACGTAGCTATAGATAGTTTGTTTTTCTATACAAAAGGGGACAAATTCAAATTTTACCCTCAATATAAGCAACGGGGAGAAGAACAGAAATGGTTAAATATGCATTCACCTGGAGAAAGGCGACCCCCTGAAAGAGTTATCTTAGGTAGATTGCTTTATCCTCCAAAAGGAAGACATTGGACATTTATACAAGAAACTATTGATAGGATGATTCAGGAAGGGAGAATAAGAATAAAAGAAGATTCGGAATATGTGGATTTAAAAGGAAATATAGTCAAAGGAATGCCACAATATTTAACTGGTGAAGAAGAACTGTTAGATTCTAACTGGACAGATATACCAGGCTATTCCCAAACTCAAGGTTTCCCCACTGAAAATTCCGAAATACTTCTAAAGCGTGTTATAAAATCTACATCAAACGAATCCGATTTAGTTATGGACTTCTTCCTCGGTTCAGGCACAACCACAGCCGTAGCTCACAAACTTGGCAGAAAATGGATAGGTATTGAGATGGGAGAGCATTTTTATAGTGTAGTTTTACCAAGAATGAAAAAGGTTTTGGCTTATGATAAGTCTGGAATTTCTAAAGAATTAAAAACACCCCGTCAGACTTCGTCTGACACCCCTCTAAAAGAGGGGAATGAAACACCCATAGCCCCTCTAAAAGAGGGGAATTATTATAATGGTGGTGGATTTTTTAAATACTATGAACTTGAGCAATACGAAGAAGCACTTGCAAATGTAGTTTATGAAGATTATGATATTTTTATTATTCAAAATAAAAATCCTTATGTTCAATATGTTTTTTTAAAAGATGAAAAAATGCTTAAGGCATTAGAGATTGATTATGAAAATAATAAAGTGAAAGTAGATTTGTCTAAACTTTATGAAAATATAGATATAGCCGAAACTTTGTCTAACTTAACCGGAAAATGGATTAAGAAAATAAGCGATAGCGAAGTTGAATTTGAAGACGGAACAAAAATCAATACAAAAGATTTGGATTATAAACTTATTAAGCCATTGATTTGGTGGGAATAA
- a CDS encoding SxtJ family membrane protein, producing the protein MLIEEIKKIDYSKKALKKFGFTFSIIFLLLGIILYLNKTESYYYFLIICILFFISTIYSQKILKPIYKIWMIIALILGLITTNIILTLFFYLIITPIGFVIKISGKDLLNLKFDKEKESYWNRREAGEYIKENSEKQY; encoded by the coding sequence ATGTTAATTGAAGAAATAAAAAAAATTGATTATAGCAAAAAAGCATTAAAGAAATTTGGTTTTACCTTCAGTATAATTTTTTTATTGCTTGGAATAATACTTTATTTAAATAAAACAGAATCTTATTACTACTTCTTAATAATCTGCATTCTATTTTTTATAAGCACTATCTATTCACAAAAAATTTTAAAGCCCATCTATAAAATATGGATGATTATTGCTTTAATTTTAGGTTTGATTACTACAAATATTATCTTAACATTATTCTTTTATTTAATAATAACACCAATTGGCTTCGTAATTAAAATTAGTGGTAAAGATTTACTCAACTTAAAATTTGATAAAGAAAAAGAAAGTTACTGGAATCGAAGAGAAGCAGGAGAATACATAAAAGAGAATTCAGAAAAACAATATTAA
- the rnhC gene encoding ribonuclease HIII, which translates to MTNKKIALNLINQLKSQLEKYYLTSDIIEKNYNFEFSLNINRNIYKVLVYFGKKGVKTILQGNTELPEYITLRKLIFGQLELDYNDENLSEPDEYIGTDESGKGDYFGPLVVAAVYVDLDTQKKLKQIGVRDSKDLSENQISDLSKEILKIVKENYSIVTISPQKYNQLYDKFKNLNHLLNWAHSKAIENLLKKTKCDTVITDKFSKRELNISFNKNHSSIKFIQETKAEKFVGVAAASILARNKFNEWFIKNSNDEIELIKGTSKKVEKAAAELVKKYGKESLNKFVKLHFKTTNNILNK; encoded by the coding sequence ATGACTAACAAAAAAATAGCTCTGAATCTTATAAATCAACTTAAATCTCAACTCGAGAAATACTATTTAACTTCAGATATTATAGAAAAAAATTACAATTTCGAATTCTCATTAAATATCAACAGAAACATTTATAAAGTACTGGTCTACTTTGGTAAAAAAGGTGTCAAAACAATTTTGCAGGGTAATACTGAATTACCAGAATATATTACTTTAAGAAAATTAATTTTTGGTCAACTTGAACTTGATTATAATGATGAAAATTTGTCCGAACCAGATGAATATATTGGAACAGATGAAAGCGGCAAGGGAGATTATTTTGGTCCTTTAGTTGTTGCTGCTGTCTATGTAGATTTAGATACCCAGAAAAAATTAAAACAGATTGGAGTAAGAGATAGTAAAGATTTATCAGAGAATCAGATTTCAGATTTATCAAAGGAGATTTTAAAAATTGTAAAAGAAAACTATAGTATTGTAACAATATCGCCTCAAAAATATAATCAATTGTATGATAAATTTAAGAATCTTAATCACCTTTTAAATTGGGCTCACTCAAAAGCAATTGAAAACCTTCTAAAAAAAACTAAGTGTGATACAGTTATAACAGATAAGTTCAGTAAAAGAGAACTCAATATTTCTTTTAATAAAAATCATTCATCTATTAAATTTATACAGGAAACAAAAGCAGAAAAGTTTGTTGGTGTAGCTGCTGCTTCAATATTAGCACGAAATAAATTCAATGAATGGTTTATTAAAAATTCTAATGATGAAATTGAGTTAATAAAAGGGACTTCCAAAAAAGTTGAAAAAGCTGCAGCCGAATTAGTAAAAAAATACGGGAAAGAATCATTAAATAAATTTGTGAAACTTCATTTTAAAACAACAAATAACATTTTAAATAAATAG